From the genome of Mya arenaria isolate MELC-2E11 chromosome 5, ASM2691426v1:
AGTCTTAACCTTAATCATCAGTCTTTGCAACATCCAACTTAGGAGCAACTGGAATATGAATCTTCGTCTGCGGATCAACCGGAAGTCCTCGCACAACACGTGATAGCGCATGCGCAGAATAATATATCCCAATCCCGCCAAATATGCAACCAAGAAGTATGATGATGACGTCAACGAGTTTCTCGTACCATTTAAGCCTGTACCACTTTATCTTCAGATGGAAGAAACACGGCCAGACAAAGGATAGCATACACCCGGTGAAACTTCCGATTAAAGACATGAGAATAGCAAAATACGGAATCCCGATAGCTAGAAACATTGTGAAAAGAACCAGGCCAAATCGAAGAAGGATTGCCCAAATTTTTAGCTCCTTATCTTTGTTTAGACATTCTGGAAATATAGTGGTAGGCCGTCCTTTAAACAGAGCGGTCTCAATCAGTTCAACGGCGGCGAAGTATGGGAGAGGATATGACAAAAGTGCTTTCGCAACTAAGATCATgttcacaatgaccttgaatgttTGTGTCGGCAGGTTGTTGGTTATCACTTCCTGTGTAACGACCCCAAATGTCACAAATCCTATGTAAGAAAACACGGCCTTGAACACAGCTGCAGCCACGTGCGTCGCGTGCATCATACAGTGAAACTTCTTGCGATCAACTAGATTTTCTTCAAGTGTAGGTAGAAATATTTGCGATGTGTAGCTGAACACGATTATTCCTAAAGAAATTGGAAATGTccatatatcaattttaaccGCAACTTCGGAAAAGTGCCATTCCGTTACTCGAGTGAAGCAATATATGATGATTATGGCGTTTATGGCCATGTGCGCGACCGTACACCAGAAGCTTAGCCACGAGACACTTCGGAGCGTCTGCAAGAAAGCGCAGGGCAATAAGAAGAATGTGCTCAAGACAATCCAAGAGGACAGGTCAAGAAGTCCCGGGAAGCTTCCGTCCAGAAGATCTCCACATAATAGGACGTACAGAATACACGTCATCAGTAACTCAACGATCTGCGCGCAGTTGACGACGCGACCGCCGATGGCGCGGCCCATGACCTCCTCAGCGACTTCAACGTAGCTATCACGTATTCGCACCTGTGAACCGTCTTCCGCTTCCGTGTAGAGACAGCGGACGAGGATCTTCCCCGTGTAGCAGCAGATGTACGCAACAAGGACCATGGCGAAGATGGCCCAGTAGCCGCCTTGTTGCACTGCGTACGGGAAGCTTACGATAAACATACCCTGAAAATGATGAAACATATGCATAAACATACCCTGAAAATGatgatacatatacaatacttacaaaagtattgattttttattatgttcaacaaaagtaatataaaacaaaatattttaatttgtttgatgttATAAACACAAATGCAATAGCTATGATATATAATTCAAGTTATCCCTTTAATGATAGCTTTCGTTATTGGTATCTTGGTAATACATCTAAGTAATAGTGCTCTACAACCATATCGCCAGCAATTACATGACGTAACTTAGTACACTGTTCTGATTGGCCGCAGTGCGCGCCCCCTACAAAGCACATGGTTATTCAGGCCTCTTTTGCTCTGACTATCGTAAGAGAAAGGTCAGTCTGTGGCAGCTCTTATATTaaattctgatttatttttatgatgatTCTTTGTATTGTGGCtttgaaacagttaaaaaaGCAGAAAAAAGGTAAAACTGTTTTGCTAATGGAGTCAATGATAACCTGTATAGCATTTGTGACGTTCCATCCGGCCTGCCACTCGGTAATTTTATTGCGCCCTTCCACTTCTTGTCCACTTCCGCTCTCGCCTTTCTCACCATCAGGGCCAGTTGTTAACTCGTCAAGCTCCATCCCTTTGTCGCCATCGTCCACAGAATCTTCTCTAAACCGCGCATAGCGTACAAAGGCGACCTTTTCCTCTGAAGTCGTAAGCAGACAGGGGCAGCACCGCTCAACTACTCGATGCATTGCTGCACGTACCTCCATTTTCGCTCAGCTGCTGCGCTCAATTTATATTAAACTCATATATCGTGGaattataataatgttgaaTGTAATCCGTTTCACATTTTCCGAAAAAAGTTTGTTATGTCACCATGaactgattttttattttattttaaaggtaatacACGCCTCTACGACGGTTTTGGGGTAAAGATGTGTTCTCTTCTATTCAGTTCATAAAGAAAAGTACTGCACGACAGTCCGCTGCGCGTGCCCAACCGTTCGTCAAAGTGTTGGGTAACTCTTCTTTACAAACATTCTTAGTGTGCATGTTTTACGTTTTTCCGAGTGCGTATAAAAGCATCCTTATCAAGCAGAGCTgtctgatttttcttttataatataaaagaatTATCCAAGAAAACGCAGAAACATAACTTTCCAGTAATTGCAtggaatatttaagatattttaaattgaaatttcacgaacacatatttttcaattttaagtcaAAAAAGTTAGCCTTTTCAAAACCTGCTGACACGTTGTTTATGAACGAACAGTGAACATTGAAGCTGCACAAGATTTGAAGTTGTGATGCTTCCTCGCCAAAAGTGTTCGCacattgttgtttgttttcagaCCAGTACGCGACAAATTGGAAGTCTAAAATGATTAACTGTCGAAACAGCGCTTAAATCAAGAGCTCTTGGACAAAATTGGGCCCGTTTCTTAATAACGTGTCAATTAATTCTTTCTTTATTCAGCCGACAAAGTATTAAGGCAAAGAGCAGAAAATTTGACTGGAGCAATATGGTTTTCTTCTGGAAAAGCATCATTATAGAAATACAACCTCGGTCTATAGCAGTATATTGCTTGGAACGTACGAAATCCTAATAAACAACCCGAAATTTAATATTCGacttattaatattattattttacgtGAAAACTAGTAAATGAGTTTGGTTgttggtcaccaagccagaaaAGTTGGTTTTCGCCGGGCAAAAAAAACCACACACATtgatacacacgcacacacgcacgcacacacgcacacacgcacacacgcacacacacacacacaagacCACCCTCTCGTGAGGCATCGTGCAAATGAGAGTAACCCGGCATAActtataactttcttcacaatccttcaaattaaataaataacttttgacTGAAATTAGAGAGGTCATTTTGCTAGATTCGTCAAGGCAACATCCTTGCACAGTTTACTTAGAAAGTCGtatttaacattgtattgttttaattttatctataaaatacaaaaaaaaatatcatagcAACTTTACTTTAAGGTATAACTACAAGTTAAGGTTACCAACAAAGCACTTAAAAGCAAAACATGGTGTATAAGTCGTCGTAGGGATTTAAAATTgagtgttttaaatataaaacaaccgTATCACAGTCCTCGTGCCCCAATTTCTCTAAACAGCGTAtgtgtcttaaagctgcactctcacagatttaccgttttgacaacttttaatgttttctttggaTTGAACccgtttttgcgtaaatatctgaaaacaagtgattaaagactgatgacaaaaattcatatcacagattttcatatttccgttcaaaaactaatgttttatggttaaaagcgctgctaacgctttaagaagaatgcataaaacatcaatttatgaacaaaaaatatgaaagccTGTATTCTGATTTTATTCAACAGtcctatatcactggtttccatttattttcgcaaaaaatggctcgtttcaaaaaacaacaaatacaaaagttgtcaaaactttcaatctgtgaaaaggcagcttataaaaacaaaatcaagctGACTCAGTATTTTTGTTGTGGTTTAATTTATATACTTTTCTCATTTTAAGGGTTTGAGactattaaagtaaaaacaatctttttttatcatgataaactatgtttaaaatcgaattgatgtaaaaaaaaaatggcttattgaaaaaaataatcttaagcTTCTTACGCTTTAGGTTAATTCGAGAAATTGAGGTAATGTTTCCAATAGGAACAGTCAAACGCTCTGTAAAAGCCTCCGTATTGTCACCGGTCGTTCGAAAGCAGTAAACGCTTTTGGCAAATAC
Proteins encoded in this window:
- the LOC128235889 gene encoding vesicular inhibitory amino acid transporter-like, producing the protein MFIVSFPYAVQQGGYWAIFAMVLVAYICCYTGKILVRCLYTEAEDGSQVRIRDSYVEVAEEVMGRAIGGRVVNCAQIVELLMTCILYVLLCGDLLDGSFPGLLDLSSWIVLSTFFLLPCAFLQTLRSVSWLSFWCTVAHMAINAIIIIYCFTRVTEWHFSEVAVKIDIWTFPISLGIIVFSYTSQIFLPTLEENLVDRKKFHCMMHATHVAAAVFKAVFSYIGFVTFGVVTQEVITNNLPTQTFKVIVNMILVAKALLSYPLPYFAAVELIETALFKGRPTTIFPECLNKDKELKIWAILLRFGLVLFTMFLAIGIPYFAILMSLIGSFTGCMLSFVWPCFFHLKIKWYRLKWYEKLVDVIIILLGCIFGGIGIYYSAHALSRVVRGLPVDPQTKIHIPVAPKLDVAKTDD